The following DNA comes from Methanothermus fervidus DSM 2088.
AATAAAAGAGGAAAAAAAATTAGTTAAAAAATATGGATTAAAAAACAAAAAGGAGATTTGGAAAGCAGAAACTATGGTAAGAAGGTATCGTAGAGAAGCAAGAAAACTTTTTGGAATGCCAGAAGAACATGCAAAAGTAGAATCAAAGCAATTAATGAAACATTTGTGGAAGCTAGGACTATTAGATAAAGATGCTGAGTTGAGGGACATCTTAGATCTTACTGTTGAAGATGTACTTAGACGTAGACTTCAAACTATGGTTTATGAAAAAGGACTTGCAAGAACAATAAAGCAGGCAAGGCAAATGATTGTTCATGGACACATAGCAATTGATGGCACAAGGGTGAGATCTCCTGGACACATTGTAAAAAGAGAAGAAGAGGATAAAATTGATTTTTATCCACACTCACCAATGAAAGAGATTATAAAAAGTGAAAAGGAAAAAGCAGAAGGATAAAAGGTGAAAAATCATGGCAGAAAAAAAGAAAAAACGAGAGAAATGGGGAATTGCTCATATCTATTCATCCTTTAACAACACAATCATAACAATTACTGATATTACAGGAGCTGAAACTATAACTCAATGGTCTGGTGGAAGAGTTGTAAGAGCAGATAGGCAAGAAGGAACACCATTTGCAGCAATGGAAGCTGCAACTAGAGCTGCCGAAGATGCAAAAGAAAAGGGCATTGTAGGTGTACATATCAAAGTACGTGCACCAGGAGGAAATGGTCCTAGAACACCAGGTCCTGGTGCTCAGGCAAGTATAAGGGCTTTAGCAAGGGCAGGACTAAAAATAGGTAGAATAGAAGATGTAACACCAATACCTCATGATGGTACTACTAGACCTGGAGGCAGGAAAGGGAGAAGGGTTTAAATGGATGTTGTTGTAAATAAAGAAAACAATACTGAAATTAAATTTACAATAGATGGCGTAGATACTTCTTTCGTCAATGCTTTAAGACGAGCTTCAATGACTGAAGTTCCTAAATTAGCTATAGAATATATAAGAATTGTCACTAATACATCAAGAATGTATGATGAAATGCTAGCACATAGGTTGGGATTAATACCGCTACGTTCTAATGAAAAAATTGTTGGTAATCTTTTAATGCCTGAGGAATGTGATTGTGACAAATATTGTGCAAAATGTAGTGTTTCTTTCACTTTAAAAAAACAAGGGCCTTGTGTTGTTTATAGCGGTGATCTTGTACCATCTGATCCAGAAATAAAACCAGTGTATGAAAATATACCTATTATAAAACTTGAAGAAGATGAAAAAATAGAATTAGAAGCAATTGCTCAACTTGGTTTGGGTAAAAAGCATGCAAAATGGAGACCTACAACTGCGTGCGGATATAAATATTATCCAAAAATTATAATTAAAGATACATGTGACAATTGCCAAGCTTGTATTGAAGAATGTCCCAAAGATGTACTAAAAGCTAATAAAGATACAATAAAAATTGAAAATATCGAAGCATGTTCATTGTGCAGAGCTTGTGAAAGGATATGCGAAAATGAATCTATCTCTGTTCAATACATCGATAATAAATTCATATTTAAGATGGAAACTGATGGTTCAATGCCGCCAAGAGAAATTTTAAATAAAGCATGTGATTCTATTATAAAAAAGGCAGATGAAATTATCAAGTTCTGCGAGGGTGAATAAAATGCCATTAAATATTACCAAAACTAATCCTTACCTTGTAAATCTAATCATAAAACTTAAAAAGAAATCTAACGAAGAAAATGTAAAAATATGGAGAGATGTGGCTGAAAGACTAAATAGGCCTACAAGACGTCGTGCAGAAGTAAATATATCTAAAATAAATAGATATTCTAAAGAAAATGAAACGGTACTAGTACCTGGAAAAGTTCTTGGCAGTGGTAAACTTGATCATAAAGTTACAGTAGCTGCATTGGCTTTTTCAAAAAACGCTAAAAATAAAATAAAGAAAGCTGGTGGTAGGTGCATAAGCATAGATACTCTACTTGAAGAAAATCCAAAAGGTAGTAATGTAAGAATAATGGAGTGATAATAATGATTTACATTGATGGCGAGGGTCATATATTAGGGAGGCTTGCAAGCATTGTTAGTAAAAAATTATTAGAAGGAGAAAAGGTTACAGTATTTAATACTGAAAAAATAATTATCACCGGTTCAAGAGATTGGATATTAGAAAGATATCAACAAAGAGTTAGAAGATCAAGTCTTACAAATCCTCGAAGAATGGGACCAAAATATCCACGAAGACCTGACGACATATTTAGAAGAACTGTGCGTGGCATGTTACCTTACAAAAAACCAAAAGGAAGGAAAGCATTCAAAAATTTAAGAGCTTACGTAGGAATACCCAGAGAATTTAAAGACGTTGAAACAATTAAAATAAAAGAAGCTATGAGAGAAAGAATTAAAAAAGGTATAACACTTGGTGAAGTTTCTAGACATTTAGGAGCTAGATTTTGAGGTGTTCAGATGGATAGGATTGTACAAGTAAGTGGTAAAAGAAAAACCGCGATAGCCAGAGGTACAATAAGAAAAGGTAAAGGAAGAGTCAGAATAAATAAAAGACCTGTAGAATTATATACACCTGAGTTAGCACGTTTAAAAATAATGGAACCATTAGTTCTTGCTGGTGAAGACGTTGTTAAGAATATTGACATCGACATCAAAGTACAAGGCGGCGGAGTGATGGGACAAGCAGAAGCTGCTAGGATGGCAATAGCTAGAGGGTTAGTTGAATGGACAAATGATGTTGAATTAAAAGAGAAATTTATGCAGTATGATAGAACTATGCTTGTTGGAGATCCAAGACGCTCAGAACCTAAGAAATATGGTGGTAGAGGAGCTAGAGCTCGTAGACAGAAGAGTTATAGATAAATTTTTAGGATGGTAAAATGATAATACCTGTAAGATGTTTCACATGTGGAAATCCAATATCAAAATATTATGATGAATTCCAAAAAAGGGTTAAAAAAGGAGAAAAAATAGAAAAAATTTTAAATGATTTAAATATCAAAAGATATTGTTGTAGAAGGATGCTAATTTCACATATTGATATACTGTGATGGGACCGTGGGGTAGCCAGGTCCATCCTCCCAGCCCGGGGATGGACCCACCGGAACGCTGGAGACCCGAGTTCAAATCTCGGCGGTCCCATCACATTTTCTCCCAAAAAACTACTATTTTTTTATTTAGGAGGAAAAATAATGTCAAAGAAACTTACACGTTTTGAGAAAGATAGATTACTTGGATCTAGAGCATTACAATTAGCCATGGGTGCAAAACCCTTAGTAAAAACAGATAAAATTAATCCTGTAGATATTGCAATTCTAGAACTTAAAAAAGATGTGATACCATTAAAAGTTGTAAGAAACAGTGATTGAGGTGAATCTTGTTGAATAGCATTATTGAAGATATTAGAGTTAGAAAAATAATAGACAGTAGGGGCAATCCAACAATTGAAGTTGATGTACTAACTGTAAGTGGTTTTGGACGTGCTGCCGCACCTAGTGGTGCCAGTACTGGTGTCAAAGAAGTTAAGGCGTTTCCTGAGGGAGATATCGATAAAATAATAAGTGATATTGAGGACATACTATCATCAGAATTAATAGGTATGGATGCTGAAGATTCTAGAGAAATAGACGCTGTTTTAAAGGAAATAGATGGCACAAAAGATTTATCATCATTGGGTGGTAACACTATAGTAGCTGTTTCAATGGCTACTGCTAAAGCAGCTGCATCTTCTTATGGATTACCTCTGTACAAATTCTTAGGTGGTAATTTTTCATTTAGATTGCCTTATCCGTTAGGCAACATGATAAATGGAGGAGTGCATGCAGGTAAAAGAACACCAGATATTCAGGAATTTTTGGCATTGCCTAAAGGAGCATCTACATTTAAAGAAGCTGTACTCACAAATTCAAAGGTTCACAAAAGAATTCGAGAATTAATAGATAAGAAAGATAAAACATTCACTGGTGGAAAAGGTGATGAAGGCGGATGGACACCAAATATAACAAGTATGGATGCATTGGAAATATTATCAGAAGCTTGTGAAAATGTTAGTGATGAAACTGGTGTAGAAGTTTCATGTGGATTAGATTTTGCAGCAAGTGAGTTATGGGATCACGAGAGAAAAAAATACATTTATGAAAGAGATGTTTTAGAGAATGATCCTGGAGAACAAATAGACTTTGTTATAGATGTTATAAAATCATTTAATCTTTATTATGTTGAAGATCCATTCCATGAAAATGATTTTGAAAGTTTTGCAGAGTTAACAAAAAAAGTTGGCGACAAGTGTATAATTTGTGGCGATGATTTGTTTGTAACGAATAAAAAATATCTAGCAAAAGGTATAAAATATGGAGCTGCAAATGCAATAATTATAAAACCCAACCAA
Coding sequences within:
- a CDS encoding SSU ribosomal protein S4P (COGs: COG0522 Ribosomal protein S4 and related protein~InterPro IPR005710: IPR002942~KEGG: mth:MTH35 30S ribosomal protein S4~PFAM: RNA-binding S4 domain protein~SMART: RNA-binding S4 domain protein~SPTR: O26142 30S ribosomal protein S4P~TIGRFAM: ribosomal protein S4~PFAM: S4 domain~TIGRFAM: ribosomal protein S4(archaeal type)/S9(eukaryote cytosolic type)), whose product is MGHPKKPRKKYDTPPHPWDAQRIKEEKKLVKKYGLKNKKEIWKAETMVRRYRREARKLFGMPEEHAKVESKQLMKHLWKLGLLDKDAELRDILDLTVEDVLRRRLQTMVYEKGLARTIKQARQMIVHGHIAIDGTRVRSPGHIVKREEEDKIDFYPHSPMKEIIKSEKEKAEG
- a CDS encoding SSU ribosomal protein S11P (COGs: COG0100 Ribosomal protein S11~InterPro IPR018102: IPR019961: IPR001971~KEGG: mth:MTH36 30S ribosomal protein S11P~PFAM: ribosomal protein S11~SPTR: O26143 30S ribosomal protein S11P~TIGRFAM: ribosomal protein S11P~PFAM: Ribosomal protein S11~TIGRFAM: archaeal ribosomal protein S11P); translation: MAEKKKKREKWGIAHIYSSFNNTIITITDITGAETITQWSGGRVVRADRQEGTPFAAMEAATRAAEDAKEKGIVGVHIKVRAPGGNGPRTPGPGAQASIRALARAGLKIGRIEDVTPIPHDGTTRPGGRKGRRV
- a CDS encoding RNA polymerase insert (COGs: COG0202 DNA-directed RNA polymerase alpha subunit/40 kD subunit~InterPro IPR017900: IPR011262: IPR009025: IPR017896: IPR 011261: IPR001450: IPR011263~KEGG: mth:MTH37 DNA-directed RNA polymerase subunit D~PFAM: RNA polymerase insert; RNA polymerase dimerisation; 4Fe-4S ferredoxin iron-sulfur binding domain protein~SMART: RNA polymerase RpoA/D/Rpb3-type~SPTR: O26144 DNA-directed RNA polymerase subunit D~PFAM: RNA polymerase Rpb3/Rpb11 dimerisation domain; RNA polymerase Rpb3/RpoA insert domain), producing MDVVVNKENNTEIKFTIDGVDTSFVNALRRASMTEVPKLAIEYIRIVTNTSRMYDEMLAHRLGLIPLRSNEKIVGNLLMPEECDCDKYCAKCSVSFTLKKQGPCVVYSGDLVPSDPEIKPVYENIPIIKLEEDEKIELEAIAQLGLGKKHAKWRPTTACGYKYYPKIIIKDTCDNCQACIEECPKDVLKANKDTIKIENIEACSLCRACERICENESISVQYIDNKFIFKMETDGSMPPREILNKACDSIIKKADEIIKFCEGE
- a CDS encoding LSU ribosomal protein L18AE (COGs: COG1727 Ribosomal protein L18E~InterPro IPR001196~KEGG: mth:MTH38 50S ribosomal protein L18e~PFAM: ribosomal protein L15~SPTR: O26145 50S ribosomal protein L18e~PFAM: Ribosomal protein L18e/L15); the encoded protein is MPLNITKTNPYLVNLIIKLKKKSNEENVKIWRDVAERLNRPTRRRAEVNISKINRYSKENETVLVPGKVLGSGKLDHKVTVAALAFSKNAKNKIKKAGGRCISIDTLLEENPKGSNVRIME
- a CDS encoding LSU ribosomal protein L13P (COGs: COG0102 Ribosomal protein L13~InterPro IPR005822: IPR005755~KEGG: mth:MTH39 ribosomal protein S16~PFAM: ribosomal protein L13~SPTR: O26146 Fused L13/S9 ribosomal protein~TIGRFAM: ribosomal protein L13~PFAM: Ribosomal protein L13~TIGRFAM: ribosomal protein L13, archaeal/eukaryotic), encoding MIYIDGEGHILGRLASIVSKKLLEGEKVTVFNTEKIIITGSRDWILERYQQRVRRSSLTNPRRMGPKYPRRPDDIFRRTVRGMLPYKKPKGRKAFKNLRAYVGIPREFKDVETIKIKEAMRERIKKGITLGEVSRHLGARF
- a CDS encoding SSU ribosomal protein S9P (COGs: COG0103 Ribosomal protein S9~InterPro IPR020574: IPR019958: IPR014721: IPR020568: IPR 000754~KEGG: mth:MTH39 ribosomal protein S16~PFAM: ribosomal protein S9~SPTR: O26146 Fused L13/S9 ribosomal protein~TIGRFAM: ribosomal protein S9P~PFAM: Ribosomal protein S9/S16~TIGRFAM: archaeal ribosomal protein S9P), which codes for MDRIVQVSGKRKTAIARGTIRKGKGRVRINKRPVELYTPELARLKIMEPLVLAGEDVVKNIDIDIKVQGGGVMGQAEAARMAIARGLVEWTNDVELKEKFMQYDRTMLVGDPRRSEPKKYGGRGARARRQKSYR
- a CDS encoding DNA-directed RNA polymerase, subunit N (COGs: COG1644 DNA-directed RNA polymerase subunit N (RpoN/RPB10)~InterPro IPR020789: IPR012287: IPR000268~KEGG: smr:Smar_0819 DNA-directed RNA polymerase subunit N~PFAM: RNA polymerase, N/8 Kd subunit~SPTR: O59298 DNA-directed RNA polymerase subunit N~PFAM: RNA polymerases N / 8 kDa subunit), encoding MIIPVRCFTCGNPISKYYDEFQKRVKKGEKIEKILNDLNIKRYCCRRMLISHIDIL
- a CDS encoding DNA-directed RNA polymerase, subunit K (InterPro IPR012293: IPR006110~KEGG: mth:MTH42 DNA-dependent RNA polymerase, subunit K~PFAM: RNA polymerase Rpb6~SPTR: O26148 DNA-directed RNA polymerase subunit K~PFAM: RNA polymerase Rpb6), whose protein sequence is MSKKLTRFEKDRLLGSRALQLAMGAKPLVKTDKINPVDIAILELKKDVIPLKVVRNSD
- a CDS encoding enolase (COGs: COG0148 Enolase~InterPro IPR020809: IPR000941: IPR020811: IPR020810~KEGG: mth:MTH43 phosphopyruvate hydratase~PFAM: Enolase-like~PRIAM: Phosphopyruvate hydratase~SPTR: O26149 Enolase~TIGRFAM: enolase~PFAM: Enolase, N-terminal domain; Enolase, C-terminal TIM barrel domain~TIGRFAM: phosphopyruvate hydratase), with the protein product MNSIIEDIRVRKIIDSRGNPTIEVDVLTVSGFGRAAAPSGASTGVKEVKAFPEGDIDKIISDIEDILSSELIGMDAEDSREIDAVLKEIDGTKDLSSLGGNTIVAVSMATAKAAASSYGLPLYKFLGGNFSFRLPYPLGNMINGGVHAGKRTPDIQEFLALPKGASTFKEAVLTNSKVHKRIRELIDKKDKTFTGGKGDEGGWTPNITSMDALEILSEACENVSDETGVEVSCGLDFAASELWDHERKKYIYERDVLENDPGEQIDFVIDVIKSFNLYYVEDPFHENDFESFAELTKKVGDKCIICGDDLFVTNKKYLAKGIKYGAANAIIIKPNQVGTLTDTYDTLTLAKENQYIPVMSHRSGETTDETIAHLAVAFSCPIIKTGAIGGERIAKLNELIRIEEEIIDSSMAELER